The genomic interval attagaatCCAGAAGGTGACCCTGCACAATTAAGGTACTCCGTTCATAGAATCCAGAGGTCACATGTTCTAGTAAGGAAACCACATCTTTGCTAGGCAAAATTGCAGATATGCCACCACtgcatttttgtaaatttttgtaTAGAAAATGCCACCAAAAAAAGGCAGCAGCGTTTCTGCAATTTTGATTTACTTTGGCAAGTTTTTTCCTTCCTAATGCAAAGGGCATTCACAATGCATCAAACTCTCCGCTTTGAAAGGGTTAGGGAAGGGTCATATTTGTGCACAGCATtccctttaaattttttacacaAAGGTGTCCAAAACCTGAAACCATGAATAGGAGCAACCTTACTATTTCTACCAAGGCTCACAACATTTCCTACgaaattttaatacaaaaattctaTTCGAATGGATTACCcaactaatatatatacacatgcatatattcCTCCGATTGAACTGCATTTTAGAGCATGTAGTGTCCCATTCCACCTATCACAAAAATCCATATTCTAGGTAGCATAGCTAAATTCAACCATCTCACAATTAACGAGGAGGCAACAAATAATATCCTACTATAACCATCATTTAAGAAGAATCTCAAGCATAACCAACCAGCACAAATCCCTTCTTTGATGCATGCTTCCAATGCAATAATTTCTACTTTGGATCGCTTCCCAAGTGGGCTCAAGAATATGGTGGGCAATGTTTTGCTATAATTAGTGGCCAACATTGAAggggaaaaaaatgagaaatggggGGTTCAACTGAATAGCTGAATACAGGATTCCACGCATGCAAAAAAACAGAGCATAAATCCATTGACCCAGTGTCTTAGATGTTATATTCCATAAGAACAGCTTGGAAAATTCTGTGTAGGAAGATTCCCTTCTTTGATAGACCTAAGATTATGGATGAAAGGTAAAACacaggaaaaggaaaaatttaaagaaCCAAAAAGAACATGAGACaacaattatatcatatttatcATGGCATCCTGAAACGAGCCATGCAAGTTTAACATAACATGTCTTCACGCGGGGGGGGGGTAGTACACAACTGGAACATTGACTTTGTCCACCCCAAAGCATGAAAGTTGGAGAGATGACAGACAAAATTAAGAGAAACGGATTAGGAGAATTTCTTATCCTCTTACACTCCCTTTTTTGCTTGAGCTGAAAGACAAATAAGAAGAGATAAATAAAAGGACAAAAGTTACCATGCAACTTAACTGTGTACACACCAGGACTGTCTGCTCATAGAACACCTTAGTTCAATGAACCTCGACACCTGAAAAGAATGACAGATGAAGATGAAATAACTACTAAACAAAAGCACAATCAATGAGGCTGGAAAAGGATAATGAGATATTATATCATCAGCAACATTGAGAAGACAATATagttaaagaaataaagaaagagaagaacaagcaacattgagaaaaataaatattaagaacTGCATTCAGCATAGCCCaagaagaggaaaacaaaaGCAGTGCTTCCCCCAATGATTATGGGTCAAGGCCTCAGGCCATAACATCCTAACATCTTAAGCATCCTGAACTTCCCAgctaataaattatatttatacaaaataatagcATTTGAGGGTAAGCAGGCCTTTTTTTTCTCTGCTAGAAAATTTCAGACGAAGCAAACTTAAATCAGTTTCATGGTTAATAAACATTTGGTGCACCAAACCAACAGCTGAAGGTTGAATAAACGTCTGAAGAAACTCCATCTCATCAATTAGATGCCAAGACAGcacaaatgaacaaaaaaattatattgatgtagctaatgttttgtttttcttctatATTACTTCTACTAGTAAAGatgtattttcttgtttttcatcTAGATGAACAAACTACCAGTGGGCATAGCTATTCCCCTACAACATGGTTTTCTAGTACTCAACAACAAAATGTGGAGAATagcaaaaactaaaaaaactgGAACTATATTATAAAGAATCTACATGTTGTGTTTCCatattgtacttgttggtttcaccatatcaactaagtgatggaacacaactatatcaattatcttcattcaccaccatctcatgaaacttctccatgTGAAGATAGTGttcaaacttcatttcatcattactccgctaggggatattatccactgccggtcccaagctcggataaaggaggagggttgcgttaggtagccgacagccagcgtaaaacctagtcggatccaaatatgaattctagacaaactatctgttgggatgtaacccacatagaagACTAgagttcatgtagccaaccccacatagtgggataacggctggatatgttgttgtttatattATAAAGAATCTACATTTGACAAATTAGTCAATTGGCAAATACATCCAACTAACAAACAAGGAATCGAACTGCTAGAGTGGCAAACAAAGACATGTATCAGTACACAAACATGTGGAACAGTATTGACATGTGCCAGACACAAATTCAGACGTGTCCTGTTTTCAAATAGTTCAGGGACTAGAAACACAAGAAATAGACATGCTAATCATGTAGATATAGTAAGACAAATATAGCATCTGGACAGAAGTTTcatatgaataaaataagagctaggtgcaaaaaaaaaaaaaaggatttcatTACTTTTTTAAGTTGTTTTCATTAGCTTAAAAATTGGAGCTCTATCACACGTCAAAATCAGTCTATAATGAACAAGGATACCCGCCTTGAGAGGATTAGGGTAGGGTTGTTTCTGTACGCAGCCTCACCCTTAATTTGCAAAGAGACTGTTTTCATAATTCGAACTCGTGACCTTCCAATCACATTTCAGAATCAAGGTGATTAAAATTTCTCTCTAGGATGAAGTAGTTAAAATGTATGAATATAGGACTCGTGGTGAAGCAATATGCAAAGCATAGGGATAGAGGAAGAGCTTTTGAGGTTCACtaacaaaagaaaattcaacCAAGCATATTCCAGCTTCTTTCTAGCAGTAAATGCACTTGTTAAAACAAATATAGAAACAAGAATTtctattggtttttttttttttttttgggggggggggggaattcaCGCTTTTTATTGTGTCCTGTGCAACAATGGGATGCCAGATTTCCCTTTAACTAGAGGATTGAAAGTTTATTGCTTCCCTGGAGTTTCCTTTTTTGTCTACAGAGATACTCTTAGTGCTATTCTTATTAAGGACAAGCTAATAATGTGTAGGCAAGTTATTTGCTGCTACATGTGCAAGAACCATAGTGAGACGGTCAATCACTCCTCCATTGCTCAATGACACATGATGTCTGTCCATTTGTTCTATTTTTCTGGGAATTCTGTGGGTTATACCAGCTTTCAAGACTGATCTTTTGTATTACTTGGGAGCCATTTGCCCGGGTGGAAAAAAGCCGTTTGGTTGTCCTTGCCTCCTCCTACTTTTTGAAGCCTTCAGTGAGAAAGGAACAAATGTATACTTGAACATATAGAGAAGTTCGTTTTGTCTTAAGGACCATTTCTTATCTACTTATCTTTTTGGCTTAGGGTGTAACCCTTTTGTTTGTCCACTTTCATGCAGTTCGTAACCGATTACCTTTAGTTGGATCTAGATAGTTGGAACTGGATTCATGCCAATACCACTAAAGGCAGTTTTCTTTCTATActagtttatttttaagggGGCAAACAGTTCATACAACTTCTGAGAGCCTTATTTGCTTGACTtagcaaaataaaaaaccaTATATATGTTTAGTTTCTTCTTATAAGTACTTATTTCATGCAATCCATAATTTAAGAGCTAATAACAAGATATCCCattctcttaaaaaaattatataacttcCTTCTTTGGGTGTCTACACTGAACCCCACTTTGTATTACCATGTTTGTTTTCAATTTGCTGACATGATCCCAGTGCTCTAAGATTCCAACAAGCAAGGCACAGAAAGCAAGATCAAAATTTGGCGAAAGCGTAGCAACACCAAAGACACTAAGCAATCAGACTACAAAATGGTACAACTGATAAAACAACAGTAAGAACACAGGGCAGAGAAATTAAGATCATAATACCTCCGTGAACCACAGTTGCAGGGGATCTTCTGCTCCTCCAATGGGAACTTGTAATTATAAGTAATTTCTTCACCAGCAGCAATATGTCGTTTCGCATAAATGAAAATCTTTTTCTGACCCTCTACACTTATAACTTTGGTATAGCAATTAGGCTGTAAGAAAAGTGATTCCAAATTTCAAAAGTATTTCCACATTAGAAGGTTATTCTGTGTTTTCGATCATACTAAAAAGTTCATCACTTAATTAGTGCAGCTACCTCACACGAATGGTTTATAAATCTAGCAATTCCACCACGTTTTGTCGCATCAACCTGCACATTTCCACAATATTTTAGTCAATGACATGCTGACGAAAATGCTAGACTATTGTTGTAATGggatgaaaaataattctatGGCATAATATTTGTATGAAAAAGTGGCCTTCATGTGACATCAAAAGGGAAGTGGTGATGCCAAAATTTTCTTCAACCATATACCTCTCTTATACATTTTCTAAAAGTTACTAATATCTATGTTAATACTCCCACCCTTACATATATTCCTAAAACAAAAAGGATAAACAAAAACAACCCAAGTTAATCATCTTCATAATGTTGAAcaaattctttcaaaattaCCATAGTATTTTTTTGGTGTATTTTGGCATGTTtcaatggcaaaaaaaaaagaattccaaTCCAATAAAGTTTCATATATTTTCTTAGGGGAATAAAAGTTTCGTCATGTCTTGAAGGAAGCAAAAGAATATCTTGTTCCTTTGGTTGCCATTCCAACAAGAAGTATAGATTGATGGTGGTCCCTACACCCAAATAGAAAGAACATAAACCAATCCTTACTCAAAGGATTTGAAATAAGAGGGTTAACACCCTAttcaatgaaaaaaatataaattttaacagCTCACATTTACCTACCACATAACCATCATCCAATCTAAAAAGATAACTGCTTCCAATTCCCATTTTCTCATAATGACGTTCGCGTATATCAGATATCTGCAAGATtcaaaaataacacaaataaaaCAACAATGAAAGACAAATTCAAACAATTTAAGCAATTGATCaaacaaataaacaagaacCTTGTCTTAGGCGAGTCGtaagcaacaaaaaaaagaacttaAACTAAGCCATAACAGTTAAACCAGAAGCTTCAgaaacagtaaaaaataattttaagctTACACGAGGACGAATTAGTTCTCCAACATATTCAATGACAAAATCTTCTGCCTCAATTGGCTCCAGAGCAACAAGACCCCAATCATGTATCCTACTCCTTTGGAAACAAAGGCGTTTTTTCCTTGCCTGAAATGAATGATACCATTCAATAAACATGGCACAGGCAACAGAGGTATGCCAAATGAAATTAAACACTCTTTTCACCTTCAACTGAGTAGCTTTCAAAAGATCAGCACCTTCCGCAGCAGCAAGAAGATTGCGCATCTTAACCCTGTTTGTTCTGGCAGATAGGCCCTTCATATTTGACATCTGTGACCCAGTAATCTCCGAAACAATATACTGAGAATTAAGGGAACGAGTTCCCCTTACACGAGCTCTTTCAGCAGGACTTGCACTCAGTGACCATTTATGCCACTCCCAACCATCAATTGATGATCGAGCACACCCATCAGCCCTAGGGCATGGATTAGATGTTTCAGATAGAGAGGTCTTGATATTCCTTATAGAAACTTGGCTATAAGCTGGTTGTTTGGAAGGAGTATTTGTCATTTTCAGAACTTTCCTCGAGCTTGATGGTGGCACATCATCCGTTGAATGCTTCCTTTTCATTTTAACTGCCTTAGGTTCTGTTTATgagaacaaaaaatttaaaaagaaggCAAAAGACAACTGCTAAACTAATTTTGGGAACGAATTGATGAAAACTATTCCacaacaaaaaaaggaaaaggaaatggTGAATCGAATGGAGCAGGGGATATTTGATAATGTTGAGTTCTTTTGCATTTGTTTTCAGTGTTGTTTCCAGTGAAAAAATGGAAACTGAAGAGATATCGTTTGATTTTGCTCTCAGTTGTCACGAAATTGgaaacaaaaactgaaaacagtGTTTGATTTTCCTAATGTGTTAAATTTTCCCAGAAAACATGgacaaccaaaaaaaattaatttcagaaaaaattcagaaaatacgaaaaaaaaaaaaaaaaatcagttctTTCAAAACCacgaaaaaaaatcagaaaaaagaACTCCCTCTTCTTCTACCTTCTGCTGTGTGTgtggagagagaggaagagagagagtagaTCAGGGAATCCAGATCtacttcttccctttcttcttctttcgttTTCCtgtgaacacacacacacatataatatatatatatatatatagagagagagagagagagagaccaaggCAACCCTAGATCTGGAGACGCAGAACTAGATCTGGGGTTTCCTAACCCAGATCTGTGTTCAGCGACCACAGATCTGGGGTTATCTAgtgtttacatatatatatatatatatagagagagagagagagagagagagagaaacgcaACCCCAGATCCGGAGATGCAGAACCAGATTTGGGGTTTCCTAACCCAGATCTGTGTTTGGCAACCGCAGATCTGGGGTCATCTAGTGTTTTAaacatatagagagagagaaggagggggagggagggggagggaggggggggtaAGCAAGCAGATCTCCATGACACAGGCGAACCTGAAAGACGATGACGAAGCCAGATAGTGGTgagaagacgaagaagatgGACTGTTGCCTCATCGGTGAGAGGTGAGAGTGAGGGTCTGttttgaagaagaaataggTTTTGTTGGAAGAAGGCTGAAATGGAATGAAATGATATTAATGAACATTAGAAGGTTTCAAAGCcttcccaaaattttggaaCACGTTTTGGGTTTTGGAAACAGCAACACCGTGTCAAGCAGTGTTGCCGCTTTTTTCCATTTCAAAATGTTGAAAAGGtgaaatggaatggaaaaagtgaaaatgaaatggattccaaACAAAACCTGAGGAATGTGATTCACCTTTTGCTATCTTCTTGGAGCTACGAACCACTACCTTCTGCATCCAAACATGACTATCACAGCTTGCAGACATCTTCCCACCATCAGTATAAGAGTCCTTGGAAACTGAGAGTTTACTTTTGTTGCGTTTAGAATAATCTCCATTAACTTCactatctaaaaaataataaatgacattCAATTGTCTATCAGGACATATTTACTTATCCAGGAAACTGCAAAGGTACAAAATTGGGTGAAAATAACATACCTTGAACAGCATGAACTACCTCTAAGTTCTGACTGGTTAGATTTCGGTTTGTTAAGTATTCCTCACAACAGTTACCATCAACAAGGGTTCCAGTATGGCAATTATTTTTACCAATCTTTTTTCGATTCCAGGCAGCAGTTTCAATAACTGCAGCCTCAGATTCACCTCTGGATATTTCTAGCTTCTTTGACTTCTCAACAAACCGATTCCACAATCCAGTATCACCCTTAGTTGCACACTGAGACAAAGATCCCAATTTTCTCCGCTCCAATTTTTTCTTGCGGAAATATGTATATTTCCCAGCCACTGGAGCCACCTCTGAACGGCCAGAGCTGTGAGTATTCCTCAATCTTTCCTGAAATTTATCaggaaaataagaagaattgtcagctttttctttgtttagcaTTATCATTCCCTGAACCAAAGCATGCCGAGACCAGTTTAAATTCAGCAGTATAAAATCCAGAAAACATAAAGAACAAAATCATGTTATGCCATTTGGAAATCACACGAAGGAACTTTCAAAGGTGCATATAAAAAATCTTCAAATCAAAAACCAACCTCACTAGCATTGAATTTCTGGCGTTTCTTTGGGGAACACCATGACATCAGAAATTCATGGAGGACTTCATTGGCAAACAAAGATTTCCACTCCCTCAGCACATCATCATGTAACTTCTGCCTGAACCTTGCCATCACAATGTATTGTCCAATTTTAGAAACACTCTCATTTGTTGAAGATGGTCGGAATTTATCCATCCTAGAGGGAGGTACAGTTGTAACATTGTCCTCATATCCAGGCGGGCATGGCTCATCAGTTTCTTGGTCATTAACCAAGTTTTCAACATTCCCACACAATTTTGTGAATGCTCTTGTCAAGGAATTAAACAATAAACTGCTATGTACAGACACAGTGGTCTCATCAGTTGATTCTGCTGGTTTTGATGATGGCCCGGAACCATCAGGTGCAATGATATCTGAATCAGAGCATTGTTCAGTAAAACCATATTCTTTTAATTGACTGTTTTCTACAGGAGAGTCAAAGGTAACCTGCGGACAACCATAATTCTTCATATTGACAATGACCTAAAAATAGCAGGATATTTACAACCAAAGCAATATGGAAGCAACAAATGGCCAATCAAGTAAAACACCTTCTTCAAGCTTACCTCATTTACTTTCCCTCCTTCCAAAGAATCAACAGCTTTCTTCACTTCTTCCTCAACTAAAGATTCAAAAGATTGTACCATAGACATCTTGACAGAAGTGTGAAGTTCATTCTCTACAGTTTCCAAGATGCAATCTATGTCAATATAATCTTGATCCCAATCCAATAGGCCTGGTTTAAAAGACCCTTCTCCCCCAAAAGATAATGCTGTAATTGCAGGGGAATATGGTGCCATTTTCCCTAATTCAAAACCAGGGGGATAATCGAGTTCAGAAGCAGATGACTCTTCTTCTGATTGCAACTGCCGACCAATGGAGACCCTTCAGgcataataaatataataaccTAGCAGACAATGACATCAAGagtacaaaactaaaaataccTTATCAAATTTACCAATAGATTCACCCAAAGGGGGTCTGCTGTTCAATAGGAGCAGTCAGACCAGACCATCGATGTCTCTTTCTCCAGGCACAGGAATAGTCTGCTATAGGGTCATAAAAGACTGCATTCCACATGACTTGCATGCAAGAATCAAAAACTGTTCTGCAGACAGATAGATATGCGCCTAAAAAGTTATCATAGCTTCCAACAGATTTCATGCATGCTGGAGGCCTTTCCAAACTTTCACTAGTACATTTCTCATCACGAACATCACTACATGCTGCCACCTCACTCTCAGAAGCAACAGAGTCCTTCCCCGCGTCAAAATTTTCTGGCTGTTTGCAAAACGAACCAAAGCGAGAGATATGAGACaacgaaaaagaaaaggcaagtATTTTAGTCAACAGATACTCACGTACCATTCTCCTATTTGGAGAGCTAATTTTGAAACTCTGATTGGCTGGATCAAACTTAGCATGCCTGTAGGCTGTCTTCTTCACAGAAACACACTCGGCAATTATGTGACGTATGATCTCATCTAGCACAACTCTATGAGCTGCTTTCATAATTCCAGAATGCAGTTGGAAGCATACTTCATCAGATATTTCAGATATGAAGTCTAATGAAGAACCACTCTCATTGCCTCCAGCACATGATATAGGGACATTTGCAGGCGTTGCTATGCTCCAAGTATTTATCATGGATCGCAGATTACATGGTCTAAACTTATTATGGGCATGATAAAtctgcacaccagcatcagcaCAAAGCAGTAAGTGATAAGGTGACCAAAAAGAATGCTGAGCTGTGCAAATCAAGTACCATCTAATTAGAGCCAAAAATATGCACTGATCAAATTAATGAATCAGATATCTTCCCCATCATGCCCAGACAATTATATGCTACAGACATATGGCCATCTTTCAAACAATAGCAACTGGGATTACTTCTAGGAAACTGGAAAGTACAGATTGCTGTCCCACATAGAACTGTTTCATTTGCAATGTGCCTTTATATAGATGTAGAAGCCAGAGGAAACTTGAAAGTAGTTGCATCAGAGGTGGTGATGGTACAATTTGTGGCCACCAGCCgcacatcaatttttatttttctacttGTTTCTTTTGGTAGAATAAGAGAAGCAAACAAGCACATACAGAACATCAAAATAGAGGGGATAGAACAGGGGCTGATGGAGACAACCATTAATGAATCAAGACCATAAGGAGGCAGGCAGCAAGTGAAACGCTTCAATCAATCCCAAGAACAACATCAAATAAAGTTCAGTTCCTTCACCCCAAATGATCAAAAatctgaaaatagaaaatacaaagagaacaaAGAATTTCTCAATGAACTGCTCCCTCTATTTAAACCCAGGTTTTCAACATTGAAGGAAATCTAAGACATCTAAACAGATTTCAAAAGAATTCCCACCATCAGTAAAGAATCTATTGCAAAGCTGACAGGCGTAGCTATGTAGAGTCCGATGATCAATGCCTTAGCTTCACAAAATAGATGAGGCAGCCCAACACTAATCTTGAGAAATAACCCAAATAACACAAAAG from Diospyros lotus cultivar Yz01 chromosome 8, ASM1463336v1, whole genome shotgun sequence carries:
- the LOC127807935 gene encoding LOW QUALITY PROTEIN: histone-lysine N-methyltransferase ATXR7 (The sequence of the model RefSeq protein was modified relative to this genomic sequence to represent the inferred CDS: substituted 1 base at 1 genomic stop codon) translates to MVSSTLCSSETDIFHSESRLNDCDRPFLSRKRLKLSDLDSQIYAKDCGDLSSSMEPRHGSPSCSKCCEEVGSQSATNVSCQSTDNSSNITQPCNSLGASYTGKNHNGYVIPSFVNGWMYVNENGQMCGPYIQEQLYEGLHTGFLPEELPVYAIVNETLMNPVPLKYFKKFPDHVSTGFAYLTTCISDSTANLATKEQPFGAATSGCSDSQTTIRPWLNDNSCSSNQQMPNFEAAGSTASYPQLLDDGPFWFFEDDEGRKHGPHSLMELYSWHQCGYLRDSLVIYHAHNKFRPCNLRSMINTWSIATPANVPISCAGGNESGSSLDFISEISDEVCFQLHSGIMKAAHRVVLDEIIRHIIAECVSVKKTAYRHAKFDPANQSFKISSPNRRMPENFDAGKDSVASESEVAACSDVRDEKCTSESLERPPACMKSVGSYDNFLGAYLSVCRTVFDSCMQVMWNAVFYDPIADYSCAWRKRHRWSGYYIYYAXRVSIGRQLQSEEESSASELDYPPGFELGKMAPYSPAITALSFGGEGSFKPGLLDWDQDYIDIDCILETVENELHTSVKMSMVQSFESLVEEEVKKAVDSLEGGKVNEVTFDSPVENSQLKEYGFTEQCSDSDIIAPDGSGPSSKPAESTDETTVSVHSSLLFNSLTRAFTKLCGNVENLVNDQETDEPCPPGYEDNVTTVPPSRMDKFRPSSTNESVSKIGQYIVMARFRQKLHDDVLREWKSLFANEVLHEFLMSWCSPKKRQKFNASEERLRNTHSSGRSEVAPVAGKYTYFRKKKLERRKLGSLSQCATKGDTGLWNRFVEKSKKLEISRGESEAAVIETAAWNRKKIGKNNCHTGTLVDGNCCEEYLTNRNLTSQNLEVVHAVQDSEVNGDYSKRNKSKLSVSKDSYTDGGKMSASCDSHVWMQKVVVRSSKKIAKEPKAVKMKRKHSTDDVPPSSSRKVLKMTNTPSKQPAYSQVSIRNIKTSLSETSNPCPRADGCARSSIDGWEWHKWSLSASPAERARVRGTRSLNSQYIVSEITGSQMSNMKGLSARTNRVKMRNLLAAAEGADLLKATQLKARKKRLCFQRSRIHDWGLVALEPIEAEDFVIEYVGELIRPRISDIRERHYEKMGIGSSYLFRLDDGYVVDATKRGGIARFINHSCEPNCYTKVISVEGQKKIFIYAKRHIAAGEEITYNYKFPLEEQKIPCNCGSRRCRGSLN